One Deltaproteobacteria bacterium genomic window carries:
- a CDS encoding CooT family nickel-binding protein, which translates to MCQSRIFLRKEGKEKEILKDATLVEPCEGGVRIQGFSMSPGSSRQGSQPQTS; encoded by the coding sequence ATGTGTCAATCCAGGATATTTTTGAGAAAGGAAGGAAAGGAGAAAGAGATCCTCAAGGACGCAACACTCGTCGAGCCCTGCGAGGGCGGGGTCAGGATCCAGGGATTCTCGATGTCCCCAGGGTCGTCAAGGCAAGGATCGCAACCACAGACCTCATGA
- a CDS encoding cytochrome c, with amino-acid sequence MYPFFELPSFTSGMLIALIASFHILPSHLATGAFWFTVSVERDAIRRNRPELLDFLKKYTLFILLFCFVFGSLTGVGIWFSSTVASPRGISGLIHNYVWGWATEWVFFIIEIVTIYTYYYTFGKIGSRTHLRIGWIYAWAAWISMIIITGILSFMLSSGKWIETGGFFDGFFNRTYWPQLFMRTGLMFGIAGLYAIIVASRLDNLDVRKWITRKAAIWGIGGMAAAGFFCAWYLFSLPEAAKALLFEGTLPYLKKLGTVAIGSLAIVTTSFIIFGFMSPWRVNTVTGTILVLVLFAGIGAAEGIREGIRRPYVIDNYLYSNQIVAHDLPAKKVTAETVRFRTDGFLKNLFFVPDQIKDDPGSHPVEAGRIVILFQCGNCHALERGGIIRPLPALISRLGMNSPEELADYLLALESYPFMPPFVGTDEDRLAAGAYLASLVR; translated from the coding sequence ATGTATCCGTTTTTTGAGTTACCATCCTTCACCTCGGGCATGCTCATCGCCCTGATCGCGTCCTTTCATATCCTTCCATCACACCTTGCTACCGGTGCCTTCTGGTTCACCGTTTCCGTGGAGCGGGACGCGATCCGGCGAAACAGACCCGAACTCCTCGATTTCCTTAAAAAATATACGTTGTTTATCCTTCTTTTCTGCTTCGTTTTTGGTTCCCTCACCGGCGTGGGCATATGGTTCTCGTCTACCGTGGCAAGCCCGAGGGGTATCTCGGGCCTGATCCACAACTACGTATGGGGGTGGGCGACGGAGTGGGTCTTTTTCATCATCGAGATTGTCACGATCTATACCTACTATTACACCTTCGGGAAGATTGGTTCCCGGACCCACCTGCGGATCGGGTGGATTTACGCTTGGGCGGCCTGGATCAGCATGATCATCATCACGGGGATACTCTCCTTCATGCTCTCTTCAGGCAAATGGATCGAGACTGGGGGCTTTTTCGACGGTTTCTTCAACAGGACCTACTGGCCGCAGCTCTTCATGAGGACCGGCCTCATGTTCGGAATCGCAGGCCTTTATGCGATTATTGTCGCAAGCCGCCTGGACAACCTGGACGTCAGGAAATGGATCACAAGGAAGGCGGCCATCTGGGGGATCGGCGGGATGGCTGCGGCGGGCTTCTTTTGCGCATGGTATCTTTTCTCCCTTCCAGAGGCAGCGAAGGCGCTTCTTTTCGAAGGGACGCTTCCCTACTTGAAAAAGCTCGGAACCGTGGCCATCGGGTCCCTTGCCATCGTGACAACCTCGTTTATCATTTTCGGGTTTATGAGCCCATGGCGTGTCAACACGGTCACAGGAACAATCCTTGTTTTGGTGCTTTTTGCCGGCATAGGGGCGGCGGAGGGGATCCGGGAGGGGATCAGGCGTCCGTATGTGATAGACAATTACCTTTACAGCAACCAGATCGTGGCCCATGACCTGCCTGCCAAGAAGGTCACCGCCGAAACGGTCCGCTTCAGGACGGACGGTTTTTTGAAAAACCTCTTCTTCGTACCTGACCAGATCAAGGATGATCCAGGATCGCATCCTGTTGAGGCGGGCCGGATAGTCATCCTGTTTCAGTGCGGCAACTGTCATGCCCTGGAGAGAGGTGGCATCATCCGGCCCCTGCCAGCGCTAATTTCAAGGCTTGGGATGAACTCGCCCGAGGAGCTTGCCGACTACCTTCTGGCTCTAGAGAGTTATCCTTTCATGCCTCCGTTTGTAGGAACGGATGAGGACAGGCTTGCCGCGGGGGCGTATCTCGCCTCCCTGGTGCGATAG